The following are encoded in a window of Mustela nigripes isolate SB6536 chromosome 1, MUSNIG.SB6536, whole genome shotgun sequence genomic DNA:
- the LOC132011600 gene encoding olfactory receptor 52K1-like, which yields MTSCNNSIPQPLIFVLAGIPGLESSHGWFSVPFFLVFVITVIGNATILCIIRVEKSLHEPMFLLLAMLSIVDLSLVSVTVPRMLSIFWVNAKEISFKACLTQMFFIPSFYVMESGILLAMAFDRFVAIWFPLRYTTILANSMLGKMALAVLARAVAVLTPAPILAKRLEGFQTHIIAYSYCAYMAVVQIACGDVSNHIVYGLMVIVASVGFDLFFIILSYGLILHAVFQIPSWEARGKALSTCGSHLCIIALFYSPVVFSVLAQILGYHMAPYLQIIIDNLYFLVPPMVNPLIYGARTKQMRERVLWIFHCHRN from the coding sequence ATGACCTCTTGCAACAACTCCATTCCTCAACCCCTGATATTTGTCCTGGCTGGAATACCTGGCCTAGAATCTTCCCATGGctggttctctgtgccttttttcttGGTATTTGTCATTACAGTTATTGGGAATGCCACCATCTTATGCATCATCCGAGTGGAGAAGAGTCTTCACGAGCCCATGTTTCTCCTACTGGCCATGCTATCTATTGTTGACCTGTCCCTTGTCAGTGTCACTGTGCCTCGCATGCTGAGTATCTTCTGGGTGAATGCCAAAGAGATCAGCTTCAAGGCCTGCCTCACACAGATGTTTTTTATCCCTTCTTTTTACGTCATGGAGTCTGGGATCCTCTTAGCCATGGCTTTTGACAGATTTGTGGCTATCTGGTTCCCTCTGAGATATACAACCATCCTTGCTAACAGCATGCTTGGGAAGATGGCACTGGCTGTCCTGGCAAGGGCAGTGGCAGTGCTGACTCCAGCACCCATCCTGGCGAAAAGACTGGAAGGCTTCCAAACTCACATCATAGCTTACTCCTACTGTGCCTACATGGCTGTGGTGCAGATAGCCTGTGGAGACGTGTCCAACCACATTGTCTATGGCCTCATGGTTATTGTAGCATCTGTGggatttgatcttttttttatcattctgtCATATGGGCTGATCCTTCATGCTGTCTTTCAGATCCCCTCTTGGGAGGCACGGGGCAAAGCTCTCAGTACTTGTGGCTCCCATCTTTGTATTATAGCTCTCTTTTATTCTCCTGTTGTCTTCTCTGTCCTGGCCCAGATTTTAGGCTACCATATGGCTCCCTATCTACAGATTATTATTGACAATCTCTACTTTCTTGTGCCTCCCATGGTCAACCCCCTGATTTATGGGGCTCGGACTAAGCAAATGCGGGAGCGGGTGCT